In Sander lucioperca isolate FBNREF2018 chromosome 21, SLUC_FBN_1.2, whole genome shotgun sequence, the following proteins share a genomic window:
- the ppp1caa gene encoding protein phosphatase 1, catalytic subunit, alpha isozyme a: MAEPDKLNIDSIIQRLLEVKGSRPGKNVQLTEGEIRGLCLKSREIFLSQPILLELEAPLKICGDVHGQYYDLLRLFEYGGFPPESNYLFLGDYVDRGKQSLETICLLLAYKIKYPENFFLLRGNHECASINRIYGFYDECKRRYNIKLWKTFTDCFNCLPVAAIVDEKIFCCHGGLSPDLQSMEQIRRVMRPTDVPDQGLLCDLLWADPDKDVLGWGENDRGVSFTFGADVVAKFLHKHDMDLICRAHQVVEDGYEFFAKRQLVTLFSAPNYCGEFDNAGAMMSVDETLMCSFQILKPADKKLYPYGTGGMGSGRPVTPPRNSAKAPKAKK; this comes from the exons TCAAGGGCTCTCGACCGGGGAAGAATGTCCAACTGACAGAGGGTGAGATCCGTGGCCTTTGCCTAAAGTCCCGTGAAATCTTCCTGAGCCAGCCAATCCTGCTTGAACTAGAAGCTCCCCTCAAAATCTGTG GTGATGTCCATGGTCAGTACTATGATCTGCTCCGACTGTTTGAATATGGAGGCTTCCCCCCAGAAAGCAACTACCTGTTCCTGGGTGACTATGTAGACAGAGGGAAGCAGTCACTGGAGACGATCTGCCTGCTTCTAGCCTACAAGATCAAATATCCAGAGAACTTTTTCCTGCTGCGTGGAAACCATGAATGCGCCTCTATTAATCGAATCTACGGATTTTATGACGAGT GTAAGCGACGGTATAACATTAAGCTGTGGAAGACCTTCACAGACTGCTTCAACTGTTTACCTGTGGCTGCCATTGTAGATGAGAAAATCTTCTGCTGTCATGGAG GCCTCTCTCCTGATCTTCAGTCTATGGAGCAGATCCGCAGAGTAATGCGACCCACAGACGTACCTGACCAGGGTTTGTTGTGTGACCTGCTGTGGGCTGATCCAGACAAAGATGTGCTGGGCTGGGGTGAAAACGACCGTGGTGTCTCCTTCACATTCGGGGCAGATGTGGTTGCCAAATTTTTGCATAAACACGACATGGACCTAATATGCAGGGCGCATCAG GTGGTAGAAGACGGTTATGAGTTCTTTGCAAAGAGGCAACTTGTCACCTTATTCTCTGCTCCCAACTACTGTGGAGAGTTTGACAACGCCGGTGCCATGATGAGTGTGGATGAGACACTCATGTGCTCCTTTCAG ATTCTGAAGCCAGCAGATAAGAAATTGTATCCTTATGGCACAGGAGGAATGGGATCTGGGAGACCGGTCACCCCGCCGCGAAATTCAGCCAAGGCCCCCAAGGCCAAGAAATAA